The genomic DNA GCCCGTCGGGTCGAGCCGGTTGTTGCCGTTCGCGTCGGTAAAGGCGAGGATCTCGTAGGCGCCGCGGTGGATGTTTTCAAACGAGAACGAGCCGCCGCTGTCGGTCTGCGTCAGGTACGACGGCAGGCCGAAATAAATGGTGTCGCCCTTGCCCGCCCTCGTGTACAGCGCCACCTTTGGCTGCACGCCCTTTGCGTCGCCGAGCGCCACGCAGCCGAACACCCTGCCGCTGTCGATGGTGGGGCCGGTGGAGAAATAATGCTGGTACGGCGTGCCGATGGAATTGCCGTGCAAATCGTTGAGCGAGGTGTTGAAAACGATGTGATAGGTCGTTGAGTCGGAAAAGACGGCCTTGGGCCTCACCGTTATCTTTCTGCCCGATACGCTTATCTTCACCCCGCCGGACGGCAATGGGAAAACGCTCAGGCATTTGTCGATGTTCTGTGGGCTGACCCATTTGGAAAAATTGAAGACGATCTCGCTTTTTTTCGGCACGTTCACCGTGCCCGCCGGCGGCGCCGCCCACAGCACCTTCGGCGGCGTCTTGTCGTCCGGCCCGCCGCTGGGAGGGATCTGGTGGGCGCAGGACAAATAGAATATTATTGTTGATGAAATGAAGATGAATAAAAAAAGTTTACCTGTGTTCATAAAATTGGTGTGAGGATGTTTCATGAAATAAAATCTGTCAATAAAAATGGCCATGATGAAGCGATAGAGGAATAAAAGAAATTACAATATAGAGGGAGGATGAAGCGAGGAATTGTTGATTTGATGATTGCGCTATATAATATGGAAAGGAATGGCATTTCGCGAAGTCTGTGAAAACGGGGGGCTCAAACTTATTGATTATTTCCTTCGATGATCTTGATTTAGTTGTTCGTAACGGCGTCAACTCACACACGAGGCCGAAGATTTGATACAGGTCGTTTTTTAAATTATATTTCTATATGTGGCGAAATGTAGAATTATTAATGAGGTCAGAATATAGACGACATTTTTGATGGAAACCCATACCGCTCGTGGTGAGCGCGTCGAACCATGAGCGTTCATCTTTCGACAAGCTCAGGGCGAACGGTTGTCACCTATTAAATAACCGGATCATGATGATAACTGGCGTATATTGGAGGCATGATCAAAAAATGAAAGAAATGATAACCATCGCAAAGGCTTTGTCGGACGCTAACCGGGTTCGCACCCTTTTTGCCCTCAGAAAAGGCGAATTGTGCGTATGCCGTATAATTGAGTTACTCGGGCTGGCCCCCTCGACTGTTTCAAAGCACATGACTGTTTTAAAACATGCCGGGCTCGTGAACAGCCGCAAGGAAAAACGCTGGATCTATTACCGCCTGCCTGAAGCTTTGCAAAAAACGCCGGTTATCCACGGCGTTCTGGATTGGTTGTTTATCTCGTTGACAAAGGATAATCAAATCATTGAGGACGGCAAGAAATTGTCAAAAATCCTCCAGCGCAGCCCCGAATACCTTTGCAAGAAACGTCAGGATAAATTTCAACGGCGCAAGGACCGGGAGGCGTCGTAACCATGATCGCATCTCCGAAGTGCGACACGGCCGCCCCTCACCTTCCTCCCCTTAATTTCATGGGAGACGTGCTGTGTCGCGTCAGCGATAAATTCAGGATGAAGTATTCCATCAAACCAGGGCTTTATCGGATAGGCAACCCGTCGCAAGAATCAAATGTATTGGTCACCGCCAATTACCGGTTGACCTGCAACCACGTTCGAAAGGCGATGGAGAATAGAAATGTCCATGTCCTGGTGCTGAACACAAGAGGCATCAACGTCTGGTGCGCGGCAGGCAAAGGGACGTTTTGCACTGCCGAGATCGTGCGGCAGCTGACAGCCAGCGACCTGGGTTCGAAAGTATCGCACCGGACACTTATTTTGCCGCAACTGAGCGCCTCCGGGGTTAATGCCTCGAAATTGCACAAGGCAAGCGGATTTACAATAAAATTCGGGCCGATTCGCGCATCGGACATCCCGGCATATCTTGACAATAATTTCTCCGCGACCCCCGACATGCGACGGGTGCGGTTTTCCATTGTCGATAGGGCCAAACTTGTTCCCATGGAGGCCGTTCCCGCTCTTAAAACCCTGGGTGTGTTTCTTCTTATCGCAGCCATCCTCTTCGGCATCACCCGCACCGGCATTATCTTTAAGCAAGCATTGGCCGGCGTCTGGCCGATTGTTGTTGCCGGGCTGACATCGGTGTTCACCGGCTCCGGCCTGCCGCCGCTGCTGCTGCCGTTCATTCCAGGCCGGGCTTTTTCATTCAAAGGATTTTGCACCGGCCTGATCGGTGCGGTGGCGGTATTTTTATTCCTCCAGCCGGTTCGCACCGATGTTTTCCTCGCAGCATTTTGCCTGGTGGCAATGCCTGCGTTCAGCTCGTATCAGGCGTTCCTTTTTACCGGGAGCACCACCTTCACTTCTCCGTCGGGCGTTAAAGCCGAATTGAAAATCGCGTTGCCGCTGTACCTTGCAGGCGCGGGAATTTCACTTGTCTTGTTTGCCGCGGCACTTTACCGGTTCTGGAGGTTTTCATGAATCAATTTTATTTACGCGGGGTGTCCACCTTAAAACTTGCTTCTGAAAAATGTACCGGCTGCGGACGGTGCGTCGAAGTATGCCCGCACGGTGTTTTCGATATCAATGACCGCCGTGCTCATATCATTGCGCTTGACAATTGCATGGAATGCGGCGCCTGCTCGCAGAACTGCGCGTTTGGCGCGCTCTCGGTGAAAAGCGGGGTCGGATGCGCAACCGCAATGATAAACGGCATCCTGACAAAAGGCGATCCCGACCTCGGCACCTGCGATTGCAGCGGCGCCGTTTCTTCGGGGACATGCTGCTAGCGGCTATCGAATGTGCTCATTATTGTTTCAGGAAGGATGACGCATGTCCAAGGCTGAAATATTTGATAGATATCCGGTGTCGAGCGTTATCATGTACAATGGCACGACCATGGTGCATTTCCTCGCCGGCGGTTTCATTTTCTTATTCCTGACCAAGGTCATTGGATCAACAGGGATTATTGTTGCGGTGCTCTACACGGCGCTTTCCTTTCTGGAAATGTATATAATCATGCCCATGAAGGTCTGCACCAACTGCGTGTACTTCAGGCTGCCGGACAGTCTTTGCATCTCGGGGTTGAATGTTTTCGCGCGTCTCATTGCAAAACCCGGCAAGCCGGCAAATTTTCCGAACAGGGCCAAAGGGCTGTTGTGTCAAAACAATCTTTACATTTTGTCATTGGTCCTGCCGATTCTCTGCGGTGCAATCTTCCTTGTGTTCAAATTCAACCTTTTGCTGTTGGGATTGGTGATCGGCCTCTTTGTGCTCCTTGCTCTGCGTTTCTTCGTCATTATTCCCGGCATGGCTTGCGTTCACTGCCGCTCAAAATTCATTTGCCCCCAGGCCGGTCAAATGGGAGTAAGGGAAAAATAAGAACATATGGAAAAATTGAAAATCCTTTTCCTCTGCACCGGCAACTCGTGCCGCAGCCAGATGGCCGAGGGCTGGACGCGAACGCTCAAGGGCGATAAAATAGAAGCCTATTCCGCGGGCGTCGAGGTCCACGGCGTGAATCCGCTTGCCGTCAAGGTCATGGCGGAAGCGGGCGTTGACATCTCAAGCCAGCGGTCAAAGCACGTTAGCGAGCTGATGGATATTCCTTTTGACTATGTGGTAACCATGTGCGATGAAGCGTATCAGACCTGTCCGGTATTTCCCGGAAAGACAAAACGGTTCCATGCCGGATTCGACGATCCGCCGCACCTTGCGAAATCACTGAAATCCGAGGAGGAGATTCTCCAAGTCTTTCGCAGGGTGCGTGACGAGATTAGGAAGTTTGTTGAGAATTTGCCTGAGGTCCCGGGAGATCCCAAAATGGATCCATATAAATAATAATAGGGGGAGGGTGCGAGGAAAAGTCTATTGCTGATTTCCTTCGACGATCTTGATCTCTTCCTTGGTGAGACCGTAGAGTTCGTAGACGAGTTCGTCGATTCTATTGTCTGTAGATTCTATCTTGCGGGACAGGACGGTCTGCATGTGACTGGGTGGGGTGCGGGAAAGTTTCTTATGGTCCTCAAGCAAGGAAGAAACCATGAAGACAATTTTGTCATGGAGGGATTTTTCTGCAGAATTGGAAAAATCTATCTTGCGGATGGGCAATTCTGATAAGTACATCGGCTTATATTCGAAGTAGCCCCCCTGCTTTGTCGATGAAATGGAATGCATGACGAAATCAACGGTTTTTGAATTAAGCAACGCCAAGAGATATAGATCATCGGAACCTATAATTGTGGTTTTATCATTCGAATAATATCCCGTCGTATCAAGGCAGTAGGTTGCTTTTTGAATGATTGCCGGTACAATTATTTTTGGTTTCTCAAATTCATTGTAATAATCTATGGTATCCTGAATTTCATACCATTTATAGGCACCAGGTTTTCTTCCATCCCACTCCTTGCCTTTCCAGTTCTTAGGGCGGGGCGCGAGTTGGTCTTTGAATTTTGTTAAATATTTTTGTATCGCGGTATATTTCTCAATATCAATGCCATGTTTTGTAAAAATCAAATATTGCCCTTCACACACCGTAAAATATCGGTTTACGTCCCTTCCCATTAAAAACGGCTTTATTATTTCTTTGCTGTTTTTGTCCTCTCTAACGAGGCTTCGTTTAATTTTTTCATCAATAACAAAAGCATCATTTAATCCAGTCTTAATCCCATAATAAATTTTTCCCCCGACATATTCCTCAAGCCTAATTCCTTTCCCTCGGATTTTATTTAACAATTGTTCAGTCTTTTTGTCCGCAAGGCTCCAGCCTGAATCCGGCAACGGGGTTTGTGACATAATCGCGACATGTTCCGAAACGTATTCCATCAAATCCTTGAATTCCAAGCTCGTGACTTTGCATACCCTCATTTTGCCGAGCGGCTTATTTTGGGAAAGCTTTAAAATGCACGGATAGGTGGTCACATTTTTAAAGACCGGCAGATCCCCAAAGTCAATAATCTCATTAATCGTTTGTTCTTTCATCCATTTGCGTAACGGTTCCCCATAATTCGCACGCATCCACTTGTTTGCGACAATAATCGAGAACAAGCCGGAACCGTTGAGCAAAGACACACCTCGCTCAATAAAATAGGTATAGAGATCGGCGGAGCTGTGGAACACTTTATAATGGTTTTTGAAATAGTCCTTGAATTGCCCGAGCATTTCATGGCGCACATACGGCGGGTTCCCAATCACCGCGTCAAACCCTCCCCGCTCCATAATCTCCTTAAACCCCTGCTCCGACTTCCAATCAAACGCGTTTATCTTATACTCTTCGTCATCCCCGGCGCTTTCATGCCCGTCATACAGGGCCATTGTCTCCTGAACGCCTTCGGAGTGGTAATAATCGTGTTCAATCAAAGAATTCCCGCACTTGATATTATTCCCCAAATCCGGCAGCGCCCTCTGGTGGAACAATTTCAGTTGTTGCGCAATGCTCTGCTCGTTTTCTCCCTCCAGGACTTTCAATAAAAGCGAGAGCTTCGTAACCTCCACCGCCTGCGTGTCGATGTCCACTCCGTAAATATTATTGAGCAGAATTCTTTTACGCTCCGGTGTGGTAAGACGGTATTCACCTGCTCGCGCCTTGTAAAGCGTTGGATTTTTTCCGGTGGTCCATTTGTCCGGGTCGTTTTTCGTGTACCATTCTCTGTGCCAGTCCAGAAGGTATTGATACGCCCCAATGAGGAACGAGCCCGAGCCGCAGGCGGGATCGAGGATGCGGAGTTCCGACGCTTTTTTAGGCGCTATGTTTTCCACCAGCTTTCCCACCGTGTTCTTAACGATATAATCCACGATATACGTCGGTGTATAAAACACGCCGCCGGCTTTTTTTACTTCTGGTTTGTCTTCTACCTTTGCCTGGTGTCCTGCCGTAAGCCGGATCACTTTTCCAAGAAACTGTTCGTACACCTGGCCAAGAATGTCGGCGGGCAGCACGGAAAATTCATAGGCGCTTTCGGGGTAATACAGCTTCTCGATTATCTGCTTGAGCACCTTGTCGTCAATGTCAAGACCCAGCGTAACGATGTCCGGCCCTTCTTTTCTGTTTTTTTCCTCACGGAAATAAAAGAGCCCGGAATTGTATTTGTCGTCCGCCTCCCTGAAAAGCACGCACAGCCGTTTATAAACATTTTCGCCGTTCAGGTGAGCTTGCAGGCGGCCGTAGTCCTCTATTCCCCGGTCTTCGCAGATGCGCAGGAAAATCAGGCGGTCTATGGTCCTTTGCACGGCGAAATTCAGTTCGCGGTTCGAGAGTTTTTCATTGCGCAGGGCGATGTTCCTTGCAAGCAGATCGCGCCACTCCTCTATCTCGGAAAGGAACGCGTCGTCCACCTCGGTGGTGCCCTTTTTCGCCCTGTTTTCCTCGGCGTATTTGTCAAACGAGCCTTTGAGCACCGCGTCCTTTGAAAAAATACCTGCTATTTCGTCCCAGCGTTTTTCGTATTCATCGTATTTGATGTACAGGATTCTTCCGACGGCCGCATTATCGGTTTTCGCGGGCTTCACCCTGCAGTCGTAAACCGCAAGCTCCTCGAAATCCGAAAGGACCGAGAGCGGCAATTTCGCCGACCAGGCGTAACGGCGGAGCTGAAAGGCCGGGATCGCGTTTTCCCTGATGTTGACGGACGGTTTTTTTGCCTCGACGAAAAACTTGCGCGTCCCGCCGACCCGGAACGAATAATCCGGCGCCTTGGTCGCCGTGCCTATCTTGACCGCGTCCTCATGGATCACTTCCTTGTACGCCTCGGCGAATCCCTGCTTGTTGGCGACGTCCCAGCCGAGCGCTCCAAAGAAAGGATTAAGAAATTCCTGGCGAAGTTGCGCTTCGTTGTACGACGGGGAGGAATACGAGGAAATGTTTTGCTTGAACCGGTTTACGAGCAGGCTTATTTCTTGAGGAACGGGCATTCGGGAATTGTCCCTTCAACGCGGTGTCATCAGTAAAATAGTTATGCGGTCGCCCGTTTTAAAAGAATCATGGGAGAATCTCCTCCCGACGCATTAACCCTTTAATTCATCACCCCTTTAACGTATTTTCCTATTCGCCGCTTCCCCATTTTCAGGAGCATCCCATGGAGCTTTTCGATTTTTCCATCCCCTCGCTCGGCGCGCCGCGCATCCAGTCGCCCATCGTGTTGTCGAAACTGCCCGACGACCTCATCGCGAATTACGCGACCGACGAGCAGTTCATCATGTACGACATCGCGGCGCGGCCCGGCGTCGCGCAGGGCCCGTTTGCAAAACAGAACCTCCTTGAGCTCGCGGGTCCGCGGGAAAAGATCTTCTTTGACCCGGCAAAGGTGCACGCCGCGATCGTCACGTGCGGCGGCCTGTGCCCCGGCCTCAACGACGTGATCTACTCCATCGTCATGGGACTGTGGCACCGGTACGGCGTGCGCAGGATCACGGGCATCAGAAACGGGTACCGCGGCCTGCTTCCGGAATTCGGCGTGGCGCCCATGGAACTGACGCCTTCCGCGGTCGAGGAGATCCGCCACAACGGCGGCACCATGCTCGGTTCCTCGCGCGGCGGCGGGGAAAAAATCCCGCTCATGGTCGACACCATTGAGCAGATGAACATCAACATGCTGTTCGCCATCGGCGGCGACGGCACCATGAAGGGCGCGCTTGCCATTTCGCAGGAGGCGTGTAAGCGCGGCACGCGGCTTAGCGTGGTCGGCGTGCCAAAGACCATCGACAACGACCTTGCGTTCTGCCAGCGGAGCTTCGGCTTCGAGACCGCGGTGTCGCTCGCCGTGGAGGCGGCCGAGAGCGCGCACGTTGAGGCGCACGACGTGATGAACGGCGTGGGCATCGTCAAGGTGATGGGGCGCGAGTCGGGGTTCATCGCCGCGCACACCGCG from Chitinivibrionales bacterium includes the following:
- a CDS encoding metalloregulator ArsR/SmtB family transcription factor is translated as MKEMITIAKALSDANRVRTLFALRKGELCVCRIIELLGLAPSTVSKHMTVLKHAGLVNSRKEKRWIYYRLPEALQKTPVIHGVLDWLFISLTKDNQIIEDGKKLSKILQRSPEYLCKKRQDKFQRRKDREAS
- the hgcA gene encoding mercury methylation corrinoid protein HgcA, encoding MIASPKCDTAAPHLPPLNFMGDVLCRVSDKFRMKYSIKPGLYRIGNPSQESNVLVTANYRLTCNHVRKAMENRNVHVLVLNTRGINVWCAAGKGTFCTAEIVRQLTASDLGSKVSHRTLILPQLSASGVNASKLHKASGFTIKFGPIRASDIPAYLDNNFSATPDMRRVRFSIVDRAKLVPMEAVPALKTLGVFLLIAAILFGITRTGIIFKQALAGVWPIVVAGLTSVFTGSGLPPLLLPFIPGRAFSFKGFCTGLIGAVAVFLFLQPVRTDVFLAAFCLVAMPAFSSYQAFLFTGSTTFTSPSGVKAELKIALPLYLAGAGISLVLFAAALYRFWRFS
- the hgcB gene encoding mercury methylation ferredoxin HgcB → MNQFYLRGVSTLKLASEKCTGCGRCVEVCPHGVFDINDRRAHIIALDNCMECGACSQNCAFGALSVKSGVGCATAMINGILTKGDPDLGTCDCSGAVSSGTCC
- a CDS encoding arsenate reductase ArsC, coding for MEKLKILFLCTGNSCRSQMAEGWTRTLKGDKIEAYSAGVEVHGVNPLAVKVMAEAGVDISSQRSKHVSELMDIPFDYVVTMCDEAYQTCPVFPGKTKRFHAGFDDPPHLAKSLKSEEEILQVFRRVRDEIRKFVENLPEVPGDPKMDPYK
- a CDS encoding N-6 DNA methylase, with translation MPVPQEISLLVNRFKQNISSYSSPSYNEAQLRQEFLNPFFGALGWDVANKQGFAEAYKEVIHEDAVKIGTATKAPDYSFRVGGTRKFFVEAKKPSVNIRENAIPAFQLRRYAWSAKLPLSVLSDFEELAVYDCRVKPAKTDNAAVGRILYIKYDEYEKRWDEIAGIFSKDAVLKGSFDKYAEENRAKKGTTEVDDAFLSEIEEWRDLLARNIALRNEKLSNRELNFAVQRTIDRLIFLRICEDRGIEDYGRLQAHLNGENVYKRLCVLFREADDKYNSGLFYFREEKNRKEGPDIVTLGLDIDDKVLKQIIEKLYYPESAYEFSVLPADILGQVYEQFLGKVIRLTAGHQAKVEDKPEVKKAGGVFYTPTYIVDYIVKNTVGKLVENIAPKKASELRILDPACGSGSFLIGAYQYLLDWHREWYTKNDPDKWTTGKNPTLYKARAGEYRLTTPERKRILLNNIYGVDIDTQAVEVTKLSLLLKVLEGENEQSIAQQLKLFHQRALPDLGNNIKCGNSLIEHDYYHSEGVQETMALYDGHESAGDDEEYKINAFDWKSEQGFKEIMERGGFDAVIGNPPYVRHEMLGQFKDYFKNHYKVFHSSADLYTYFIERGVSLLNGSGLFSIIVANKWMRANYGEPLRKWMKEQTINEIIDFGDLPVFKNVTTYPCILKLSQNKPLGKMRVCKVTSLEFKDLMEYVSEHVAIMSQTPLPDSGWSLADKKTEQLLNKIRGKGIRLEEYVGGKIYYGIKTGLNDAFVIDEKIKRSLVREDKNSKEIIKPFLMGRDVNRYFTVCEGQYLIFTKHGIDIEKYTAIQKYLTKFKDQLAPRPKNWKGKEWDGRKPGAYKWYEIQDTIDYYNEFEKPKIIVPAIIQKATYCLDTTGYYSNDKTTIIGSDDLYLLALLNSKTVDFVMHSISSTKQGGYFEYKPMYLSELPIRKIDFSNSAEKSLHDKIVFMVSSLLEDHKKLSRTPPSHMQTVLSRKIESTDNRIDELVYELYGLTKEEIKIVEGNQQ
- a CDS encoding ATP-dependent 6-phosphofructokinase, coding for MELFDFSIPSLGAPRIQSPIVLSKLPDDLIANYATDEQFIMYDIAARPGVAQGPFAKQNLLELAGPREKIFFDPAKVHAAIVTCGGLCPGLNDVIYSIVMGLWHRYGVRRITGIRNGYRGLLPEFGVAPMELTPSAVEEIRHNGGTMLGSSRGGGEKIPLMVDTIEQMNINMLFAIGGDGTMKGALAISQEACKRGTRLSVVGVPKTIDNDLAFCQRSFGFETAVSLAVEAAESAHVEAHDVMNGVGIVKVMGRESGFIAAHTALASGDVNYVLIPEVPFELDGEKGLLASLKKRIESRRHAVILVAEGAGQELAGEATGTDASGNKKLSDIGLYLKKRIEEHFEKLGIEISVKYIDPSYMIRSAPAITTDSIYCARLGSNAAHAAMAGRTEVLISLVNNNFVHLPIRLAVSKRNRVDPESPLWRDVIDRTGQPLLLKS